The DNA sequence CCGCCCTGGCCGCTCCGGTGGCCGAGGCGGTGCTGCGAGCCCGCAAGGAACTGGCCGAGCACGGCCTCGACAACGGCCCGATCTCTATCCGCTGGCACCTCGAGGACAACGGAACCACTCCCGTGCCGTCCCCGTCCTCGATCTACCGGATCCTGCGCGCCCACGGCCAGATCGTGGCCCAGCCCCGCAAGAAACCCCGCACCCGCCGCCGCTTCGAATACGCCGACCCCAACGGCTGCTGGCAGATCGACGGCATGGAGCACTACCTGGCCGACGGCACCAAGGTCTGCATCATCCAGATCCTCGACGACCACTCCCGCCTCGACGTCGGCTCCTACGCTGCGACCGGCGAAACCACCGCCGGCACCTGGGCCGCGCTGCAGCAGGCCTTCGCCGGCTACGGCCTGCCCGTCACACTGCTGTCCGACAACGGGCTGGCCTTCACCGGCAAACACCGCGGCTGGATGGTCGAACTGGAACGCCACCTCGCCCGGCTCGGGGTCACCAGCATCGCCTCCACCCCGCACCACCCGCAGACCTGCGGAAAGAACGAACGCGTTCACCAGACCCTGCAGAAATGGCTCGCCGCCCGACCACCCGCCGCCACTCTCACCGCGCTGCAAGACCTGCTCGAGGACTACCGGACCTGCTACAACAACCGCCGTCACCAAAGCCTCGACGGGCTGACACCCCAGCAACGCTACGACGCCCGCGCCAAAGCTACCCCCGCCACCGGTCCCCGCCGGGCCGGCGGCGTCGCCACCCGGCCTGTCTCCGCTACCGGCGTGATCGCGTTTTCCGGCTGCTCCATCGTCCTCGGACGCGCCTGGGCGGGCCGCTTCGCGACCCTCTACTGGCAGGGCGACCGTGTCACCGTGATGATCGGTGACACCGTCGCCCGCCAGCTCACGCTAGACCGCTCGGTACGCTACCAACGCCTCACCGACCACAAACTGTCCACGAGGTCGTGAAACACATCTGTTCACGAAGTCCTGAAACAGGACACCGGGTTCCGGCCCGGATCACCGCTCACGACCGCCGGTCAGAAGCCGGTCAGGCCGTTCGGGACTCCCACGCCCGTCGGGGCGTCATAGCCCGGGCCCGCGACGCACAGGTAGTCGCCGCCGCACTTCTTGCCCGCGCCCGCCGGGTCGTTGTGGCCCGTCGTGATGTCCGTGAACCGGGACGCGTTCGCGTACAGGCCCGACGGCGCCGGGACGTGCCTCGACCGGCCGATCAGCCCCGCGATGAACGGCGCCGACGCGCTCGTGCCGCTCGCCGGGAGCCAGCCACCCGCGTCCGTGTAGTGGATCGCGATGTCCGCCGCCGCCGCGGCGACGTCGGCCACCGTTCGCTTGCCGCAATGGGTGTCCTTTTGCCACGACGGCTTCGCGATGTACGCAGAGCACCCGCTGCCGCCGTACTGCCACACCGACTCCGTCCAGCCGCGGGTGGTCGACGGGTCGCGGGCCAGTGACGTCCCGCCGACCGCGATGGTCGTCGCCAGGACCGCCGGGTAGCTCGCCGCCGTGAAACCCGAGTCGCCCGAGGAGGCCACCACCGCCACGCCCGGGTGCTGGTAGTGGCTCGCGAACGCCAGCGGCGCGCCGCCTTCGCGGGCGCCGTAGCTGTTCGACACCACCGAGGCGCCCAGGCGGACCGCCGTGTCCTCCGTCTCCGCCAGGTCCGCGAATCCCGGCGAGTTCCCTTCGACGACCAGCAGCCGGCACGACGGGCACGCCGCCGACACCATCGAGACGTCCAAAGTGGACTCCAGCGCCCAGCCGAAGCTCGGCTCCGGCAGCGGTGCCGCCAAGCCCTGCTGGTTGACCTTGCGGAAGCAGCCGTCGGCCGCCGTGCACGGCGGCAGGCCGTACTGCGCCCGGTACGCCGCCAGGTCGGCCTCCAGGTTCGGGGCGTCGAAGGCGATCGAGATGCCGACGACCGTCTCGGGGCCCGGAGTGGCCGGGAGCCCGTAGGCCGACGCCAGGTCGTCGGCACCCCAGCCGGCCGGGCCGTCGGCCGAGGCGCGCACCGCACCCGGGGTGTACGTGGTGAGGCAGCGCGCCACCCCGGGCTGCTCGGGACACGCCGCGCGCGGCGCCGGAGCCGCGGTCGCGGCCGGGGCGAACGCGACGGCCAGGACGGCGCTCAGCACGCCGATCAGTGATCTGTGCACTGTGGACATTCCCCTCAGACCGGGTAGACGTGGTAGGCGGCGGTGATCGTCTCGGCCACGGTCGCCCCGGCCGCGTCGGACGCCGTCACGCGCAGCGAGACGTCCGTGCCGCGGAAGGCCTCCGTGACCGCGGCGAAGTCCGCGTGGAAGACGCCGCCGTCGCGCGGGGTCACCGTCGCGTCGAGCCAGGTGGTGCCGTCGAGCGAGTACTGCACGGTCGCCGCCGTGATCGGCGAAGCCGTGCTCTGCTGCAGGTGCCCCACGCTCAGGTCGAGGCTCTGCGGCCCGGACACCGTGGAGCCGTCGGGTCGCAGCCCGCCGACGGCGTACCCCAGGGTCAGCATCGGCTCGACCGCGCACGACCGGTCGACGCCACCCCGCAGGCGCAGGCAGACCAGCGCCGCCGGGAGCTGGGCGCCCTCGACGTGCCGGGACTTCCACGTCCACTCGGTGCGGGTCGCGGTGCTCTGGCGGTACATCGGCCCGGTGCGCCCGGCGTCGACCGTCAGCCCCAGGGTCGACGGCCCGGCCGCCACCGGCTGCTCCACGGTGAGCTCGGTGTTCCCGGCCGGGTCGCCCTCGGCGATCGTGGTGCCGTCCTGCGTCAGCGCGTAGTGCCCGGTGACGGTGTCCCTGGCCTCGCCGTAGAAGCCCAGCCCGGTGTGCCCCGGCTGGTTGTCGCTGAACGGCGTGATCGACAGCCGCAGCAGGTCTCCGGCCCTCGTCGCGGCCGGCGCCACCGGGGCGCTGCCGTCGTCGAGCGGCAGCAGCG is a window from the Amycolatopsis sp. cg9 genome containing:
- a CDS encoding DDE-type integrase/transposase/recombinase, with the translated sequence MDPEFVAAVARAAAGEKVNIARFCREHGVSRGVFHKYLTRFRTEGTDGFTRRSTAPRHHPAALAAPVAEAVLRARKELAEHGLDNGPISIRWHLEDNGTTPVPSPSSIYRILRAHGQIVAQPRKKPRTRRRFEYADPNGCWQIDGMEHYLADGTKVCIIQILDDHSRLDVGSYAATGETTAGTWAALQQAFAGYGLPVTLLSDNGLAFTGKHRGWMVELERHLARLGVTSIASTPHHPQTCGKNERVHQTLQKWLAARPPAATLTALQDLLEDYRTCYNNRRHQSLDGLTPQQRYDARAKATPATGPRRAGGVATRPVSATGVIAFSGCSIVLGRAWAGRFATLYWQGDRVTVMIGDTVARQLTLDRSVRYQRLTDHKLSTRS
- a CDS encoding S8 family serine peptidase, with the protein product MHRSLIGVLSAVLAVAFAPAATAAPAPRAACPEQPGVARCLTTYTPGAVRASADGPAGWGADDLASAYGLPATPGPETVVGISIAFDAPNLEADLAAYRAQYGLPPCTAADGCFRKVNQQGLAAPLPEPSFGWALESTLDVSMVSAACPSCRLLVVEGNSPGFADLAETEDTAVRLGASVVSNSYGAREGGAPLAFASHYQHPGVAVVASSGDSGFTAASYPAVLATTIAVGGTSLARDPSTTRGWTESVWQYGGSGCSAYIAKPSWQKDTHCGKRTVADVAAAAADIAIHYTDAGGWLPASGTSASAPFIAGLIGRSRHVPAPSGLYANASRFTDITTGHNDPAGAGKKCGGDYLCVAGPGYDAPTGVGVPNGLTGF